In Vicia villosa cultivar HV-30 ecotype Madison, WI linkage group LG7, Vvil1.0, whole genome shotgun sequence, the DNA window atcacacatggcccatcaccataaaccatccttcttccaattaaatcccacaaaccaccaataattctaattattaaattaaatttccatttaaattaaaaattaaaatatacgggtgttacacttgctgttaggagtgaattattagtgttttcatttgtcaaattaactaccttttgagctggaAGTGAACATATTTTgtgctttttaaggattttatagttagaattgaactttagagGTTCGGTGCTAATTGTAtaacaacttgcgtcactttgggtgttatttgtgtagATATTGAAGTTTAGaagtaaagacgaagaaacacgtaGGTGTAGAGCTTCTAGAGAGgaagaatcacaaagaaggaaGGTGAATCAAAGGCCGAGCCGCGCCAATAAGGAGCGAGACGCGCCATCCCttctgacttgggttcgcgccgcgccaataCATGTCGAGGCGCGATGGTTGCATTACAAggataaattgttataaatagaagccctaatcctcataagagaaggatatttggtgagcgaaattcagagagcaatcctattccagagcaaAAGACAACTTCCgatggagaattcaacatcaattgaagacattcccttgatgaagatgaatccttccgtgaaatcttgtgtgttcttcatggctatggagagctaaaccccattgtgttgagtttaaggtagtagttaacctatgaagatgcaattactttgattaattcctgtgaacaattgtttaagttttattatcaatgaaaaaccttgcttttattttatatcattgttgaactatcaatcgagagatagggtttatactttcgccctaggtttttatattgacttgttgattaatactcagagatgagattttgaagaagttttcataaatcatcgtggttaattccctttatctttatagttattctgagagatcgaatatcataccggtagaggtggttttagattgatcattagacataatatcagttttgaggatgaatgaagataataacttaaatAATGTTCACtcgtggattaattgattattgtatgtgaataggttgatgaaccctaaaactcaacatatttattcaccattgttattcgtctttaagctttttatcaatcaattattattctgttatatgCAATTTGAGAACAAACAATCAAAACCACTACTTTTCGCTAACTCATTATAATCCGACTATAGAACAGCAgcaatattactcagtctctatggatacgatatattataaatatttacccaaaatacttacAACACTTACCTGACCACTTTGGTCGGCATTCCAGTTTCTATTAACTACTACACTAGGAGGCTGTTCTACAATCCTAGGTATTTGTTCAACACCATGGGGAGTCTCTTTTTCTTGTTCGAATATATTGTCAACCACGTCTTCACGTTGAACGTGTACATCTCGTTGGAGTTGTATAACCGGTTGAATTGGCATCCTAAGCCCCCCTAAGAAAATCACCTATTCGAGTCATTTGAGTTGCCAATTGCTGGTAACTCTGAGTCGAACTATGGATTAATGGTCGAAATATGGTACCCATTTGTTGAGTAACCATGTTGACTATTTCATGATTACTCTCATCCATCTGCTACCTCATAACAGCAATAGAGCTTGAGGTGAAATTCAGAATCGCTTGGGACGAAAATCCCAGCTCTGTGGGACGACCAAATTGGCTTCCCATAGGTCCTGATCCATGATAAGATAAGAACATTGATACTGTATTTTCAGCAAGTTCCATCATTGATGATGGCATTCCATAGATTCGTTCTCCACCATATAGGGGCATTGTGAAACTGGGTATGTATGAGCCAAAAGCACTTGCCCTAGTAGTTATTGGAGTTCCAAGCTAACTCTACGAGATTATTGGCTAACTTTGGATAGTCGAAGACATCACCACAATGTTTGACGTGGATATACCAATGTCAGAAGAATGTGAAGTACTAATTTTTTCTCATAAAGGTTGTTCCCCTTTTGAATAAGTGTTTTTAGGATCTACCATTTTCCTACCACTTCTCAATCTCATGCACACTTAATATTGAGAgattttttatgaaaacatgCAAAAACTTATGAAAATATGCAAACTTAACACAACGGGTCCTACCAtgtgtgccaatttgtttgcaCAGATTTCAGGCGAACAATCTCTAGCCTCTTATTAAAGttaacttgcaggatcgactataAAATCCTAGAACATAATGATAAGTTTCTAAGTGGTTTTAGTGTTTGAATTAACTATTGAACTGGGTAAAACTTGAGAATTGCAAATAAAGTAAACAAAAGTAAGGACAATTTGAAAATTAGTGAAAAGTAAATTGCTTTTAGATTAAATTGGAACGCATTCTTACATTTTCAAAAGTCACATTTTCTCGCTGACAcgaatattttgagtttttcttgcAATATTACAAAATGCGACCTTTAACACTGAATGCAAATTCTACTTATATAGATGTAAAATATAACTGCTACTAAACATTTGACTAATCACAACTTGCCACAGATCCATTCTATGCAAAACTGCTTTTGACAACTTCCCCACGTCTTTGACAACTGCTTGCAAAAACCACTCTTTTCTCTAACTTAGACAATTTGATGTGAAATTTGGTTAAGTCTCCAAATGTTTTTCTTGTAGACGTCGATCAACCTTATTAATCTTTCCAAACCAAATGCTCTTCGACGCCTTCCATTTCGACTGGTCATTCCTTCTCTTAGCCTTTTGATTTCAAAATTCTTGCGCCTTTATTCCTGCTTTAGTCGAAAATTTCTGGCTAACAGCGGGGCAAGCATATTAGAGTATGCGTGCCTAAAACTTTTGCCCGTCCAACAAAGAATGCGGGAAAAACGAACACAACAGATAGGTCGGGTGCGATTTGGCACCCATACCTGTTATccacattttattataaaatataactttattttaaatattaaaaatattaaaaaaagttcaaaaaatgcatttttgaattaTGAAATAAATGAACACTTATATTAAATATGTATTAGTTTAACATCaatgtatttttaaatattaataaaatattggtGCCAATACCTGCAACATACCCACTTATTTAAGTGGATAACTATCCGAGTCAGTACTTATTTttacaaatttatattttatgaatattttgaTAGATATCCACTAAAAATGAGTCAAATTGATATCTATCTTAatgataatttattatattttttcaaatatatttttattaatacattcaatttatttagaaaataaaatattagattAAATAAATCTTAAAATCAAAAGCTCAATCATTTATTATAtctttttcaaatatatttttattaatacattcaatttatttagaaaataaaatattgggTTAAATAAATCTTATAATCAAAAGCATAATAATTACACAATATATACATATTGATTATATCAttaggttaaatatatttttggtccttataaaatttctaattttttcttttggtctctattaaataaatgatatattttgGTCCTTACAGTATTATTATGCAcatagttttaattttgttgttaaactaatgtgtatttttaaataattattttacagacatgtttagaacgttataaaaagctTCTTGAAAAAAgaggaactcaaaatttgatttttaagtcagAATTTTCActacttttattattatcttttgaaatttaaaaaattcatatttaattcttcttattttaaaaaattttaaaatttggtaaataaacAATCTACAGTATTTTAAACATGTATGAAAAGAATATTCAAAAATGTAAAAGTTAAagggtaattaattttttttcaaaatttaaaaaattaataggaATTAAAACATATGTAAAATTTTTGTAGGGATTAAAATATGTCATTATTTTACtagagattaaaaataaaatttaaaatatttataaaaaaaaacatatttaatcttttttttaattgataGACAATATGGTACACATTAACTATGAAGATCTAAACTCAAGCAATTgtgagattttaaaataaattttaataatattgacattcaataaataaatcaaaataaagtaatatatattttttatataaataaagaaagataaaaaaatcaataaaatactATTAAACATTAGTAATATTGTTATatcctttttaaaaaaactacacaatcaatttataaatcaaaatattatatttccAATTATAAAATTCTACTATAGTAAATATCTAGAAAGCAAAGTTAAAAagtaaagaaaagaaagaaaaaaggattgAGTGTTAGTCTAGTTTTCAAATTCAAACCACCACAAGATCTATCTTAGAGAATAAGAAAAGCTATATAAATTATTCACTCATTCACCCTATCACGTGCCAAAACCTAAGATTCTCGAATCCCCCAAATATCCAAATCTTAACTCAACCAAAAACTAGGTTTCACCGTTCTGTTTTCCCTTTCATATTCATATAATAATTCATCtctataaattataataattacctTCTTCATTCACTCATTCCCAATTTCAAATCCATTGAATCATATCTTGATTGATGACATAAAcattatagaaaaaaaataaagaaacttccCTATAATTCACCCTTTCTTGTTTCTTTatcttttccctttttttctcTTCTTGCTGTGCTGTCACCACATAACAACAAAACCCTTTTTCTCTCTCTATCTGAAAATCGTTTTTTTTCATCTGGGTTTTTGTTAAATTGGATAAAGATCTGATTTTTAGGTTTGATTTGTGTGAAAGGCTGTGTTTTTCGATCTGGGTGTGAGTGAAATTGGTTGATTGTGTTGATAATGAGGAAGAGAGAGAGGGAAAACCCTTGTGGGGTATGTGGGCACTATCACAAATATGAAGAAGGTGAAGTGTGTTCGATTTGTGGGCATAGGGTTCCTGTTGGATCGGAGAAAAGTTCGATTCAAGTTAGTGCTTTTCCTTCTGTGATCTTGCCGGAGTTTCTTTACTTGGGCAGCTATGATAATGCTTCGCGCTCTGAGCTTCTTAAAACTCAGGGGATTTCTCGGATTCTCAATGTAAGAATCAGTTTCTTTCTTTTTGGATTGATGTTTCTTTCAATGATTGGATTGATGATTCAGATTCTGTTTATTCAATGATTGGCtttttcttgatgatgatgattctttttgttggtgtttttgaATTGAAATCATGAGTGTGTTGATTGTTTTAATGTGGTGGTGGGATTGGGTTTGTGCATTTCGATTCTTGGTATTGTTGATCATCGGTTCCGGGAAAATATTGTTTTGATTAAATTTCTATGCAATAGTGAGCCTATAGAAAGAAATCGTTGATTGAACATTATCATGTAATTTGAACCATGTAGTCGACTTCACTTGCGGAATAAGATttggttgttattgttgttgtgcgTCTGAGCATGGCTATAGCTGCTATTTGGCATTGCTTTGTAGTCTAGCAAACCAATAGCAATTTGTTCTAATTTCACTATGTTCTGCAACGTCACAAATGCgataatattgtttatatttggaTGATACTCAAATTTTGCCACGTTGTATTGCAATGTTAAGCCACAAATTTTTGTTTAGGTTTGGGTGGTACTCAAATTTCGTCACGTTGCATTGCAACATCTCGATagccataatttttttttaggtttaggtGTTTTCAAATTTTGCCATGTTGCAGCAATGCAATGTCACGATAGCCACAATTCTTGTTTAGTTTTTAGATGGTATTCAAGTTTCGCCATGTTGCAGCAATGCAATGGCACGATAGCCACAATTCTTGTTTAGTTTTTAGATGGTATTCAAATTTCACCACGTTGAGCATGGCAATGTCACAATAGCTGCAACACTGTTTAGATTTGGGTGGTATTCAAATTTCACCGTGTTGCAGCAATTGCAATGTCACGAAAGCCGCAATTTTTGTTTAGATTTGGGTAGTACAATGTATTATCATGTAGTAGCTACGATGTTGTCAATAGCCTAGTAGTGGTAGGGTTCAGTGTTGCACTATTAGTCCGGGATTTGCTGTCAGCAATAGCTGTTGTAACGGGCGCTAATCGTGGCTCCAACTGCTATCGCATCCACTATCTGGATTATTGGGATAAATTCATCATGTTTTTTTTAACCTGATGTCTTTTTTCTAGAGTGTAAATTTCAATCTGACGACGATCCTACTTTTAGTACTatttctgttttatttttcttctctacTCAAGCTTTATTACTCTATACTTGAGTTTCATTAATTATTAAGTATGATGATCTCTTTAATTTTTTGTATTAGTCTATTTTCGAgtatttatgtttattttgtaCACTACTTTTTAATCTGCTAATACAACTTCTTGATTGTTTTATTATATTCATTTCTGTTTGTGCAGACTGTCCCTTCTTGTCAAAATCTGTACAAGAACTCGTTTACTTATCACTGCCTCCCGGATGACAAAAGTTTCCAATTTGATGAAGCAAATCAGTTTCTAGGTATGTTCCTTCCTGTCTACTGATAATTTATATGTCTTGATCATTACATTTGTTAGGGTTATGGCAGAGTCTAGTCTCTCATCATGAACTGTCATCCATAATTGATAACTTTGATCTGTATAATATATCATGTATCTTATGATTCACGACGTTCTTTGTTCATGATTTAGAAAATAAGTCTATTTTCTACGTTATATTTACACATTATAATGAAATTGAAATCAACACCGCATGTTTGTTTTGCAGAGCAATGTGAGAAGGATAAGGAGCGTGTTCTGGTTCATTGCATGTCAGGAAAGAGTCGGTAAGACATTGCTGCAATATGATATAGGCCAAATACCTTAGTTAAACGTTTATAACAAGTTGGTTCTTTTAGTCCGTACATCGTTATAGTTTTCTCTCTGAGTTACATTACATATACATATCTTGTTGCAGGTCCCCGGCTGTTGTGATTGGCTATCTGATGAAGTCGAGAGGATGGAGACTTGCACCAAGTTATCAGTGGGTAAAGGAACGCAGACCGGCCGTTGAATTATCTGAaggtatatttattttctttactgTTATTCAGTTTCGTTTCCGATCTCAACACAATCTTTCTGACAAGCATTCATATTTTCTTATTATAGCTGCCTATCAGCATCTACAGGAATACGAGAAAACTCTCTTCGGATCAGTCGGAAACTCTTTTCTTCTGCCTTCTGCTGCTTTCTCACCTCCAGCAGGGCCATCTTCACTTAGCTTCGGCTTCCCGAAACCCAACGACCTACCTCCACTCCCCGCCTTTCCCGCCTTCAGCTGCGCTGGAACTCCTTCAATTTTCACCCGACCACCCCTCGATATAGCTCCCACCGAGTTCACATTTGGAGCCGGCCAGAATGTTACTGGAAATTCTTTTAATACAAATCCACCTAATCCGAATGCCACAGATATTCAAATGGACGGCTCTTGATTCTGACCAACCAGCAGAAACATTTGGCTTTGTGGTATGGTTTATTACAGGACAACAATCATAAGTGAACTTGTCAATTCTATAGTTTTTTCTtcatcattttaaatattttcatagTTATCAATCATTATGATGATGGTTGTAATATTGAGTTTTATCGAATTTTAGCACTTTATCAAGTTCTTTTCTTTTCCCTGTTGTTACAATTGAAATTCCATCTATAGAAGTATATACAATTAGACAATGTTGGTGCATTTTCTTTATTCTATTTTGAAGTTTGGCTGCGGTGGCCATGCTGTTTAAGCATTTGTTTGAACATATTGAAACTGAGGCATATGAACTTTCAACTTGAGCTTATGCATGATATCCAAACTAGGCTGTTCATCGTACTAACTCAGCTGAAAAAATTGAACCGAATCGACCATAATAAAAATTCGCCAGAATCAAACAGAACTATTTAGTTTGTTTGGAACCAAATTGAACTAAATTATTGGTTTGGTACAATGAAGTTTTAATTGTACTAAACTAAAGTAAAAGCTCTGAAGCATGGTTCTTCTAAAATTCTAAAGTACCTGTAGGTACAAAACCGTACCTGATGATACCATTGCGGtacttcattttattttttcactgtgaaatttgtgattttttcaaatattaatataatatatttatatattttaatttctttgttattaGAGAAATTCTTGTATAAATTCTTGTACGGAAACGACCTTAAATTCATGTTTTTAAGAACCAATAAGAgagaaattttttaatttatctaaattttaataatttttaattgaatttatggggttatgaagaaaagagaaaattttatatatatcttttaattaattaaaattttgtgattaGTTGTACGTAAAAGAATTTCTTATATACATGGCTATctaagaattttattttatatatatatatatatatatatatatatatatatatatatatatatatatatatatatatatatattattttttaaaacttttattgCAACAATTTAATTATCCACTCATGTATTTTATAAAAaagatttatatttaattattttaattattttgaaaaatatcgtATCTCATAACAGTATCCCACATTGGATACCAGTATCATTTTTACCTTATTATAAATagaattgtaatatttttttgaatttttttttaataaaatcacatttttagatttttttccttttatttttttataaacatttatttgtttatttattttttataattattatcttATGTAAATATATCTAAACAAATTCGAAACAAATCACAAATCtataaagaaaatttaaaataaaaaaggtaaaaTATTATTGGGCAGTATATTATTCGGAGTAAATTTTAGATtaactttttaaaaatcaaactgaatttttttaaaataattatttgttatattttaatttttctaatattacttattaatttactttaatatatttttttattattttatatgttttaaatacatgaaataaaattGTATGTAATTTATTTTGGTCTCAATAAGTTTTTCTTAAACTCAATTTGAACTTCATTGTAATACCTTTTGTTTACTTTTGTTAttgtttttattgtatttttatttaattttttttatatttcataattttaatATCTAGTATTATGTTATAACTTGAACTCCTAAGCTTATCGATTAAAAATTCTACGCTTAATAACACTTTTGGTCCTCGTATTTTGACCAATTCACGAATCTGGTccttcatttttaaaacaaaataaagcagTCCCTGAACTTTACTAAAGGATATAAAATTGGTCCTAACCCCCATTTCCACTCCAAAAAAACTGATGTGTCCAAATTAAGTGGTTAACTAGACATTTACACGTCATTAAAAACTGCATATTGTATTTACACGTcattaataatatttgttttaaaatttcagaaaataaagaaaaaaattaaaacaaaaaatcaattttaattgagTTGTTTGCAATAACCCTTAATCCCAATCTTCCGTAGTTCTCCCACCAACGATCTCCTTTTCACTTCTATCATACTTCATCCGTTCTCTCGATCTTCTTCGCTTCTCACTTCATCCGTTCTCTCAATCTTCTTCGCTTCCATGTCAGAATCACATGTCGTGTCCAGTAACAGTTGCGTGTCACGAAGAAGACAGGTTTGCTGCTTCTGTGACCTTGATTTGCCGCTCACTACCTCGTGGACGAAGGAGAATCCTGGGCGGAAGTTTGATGGTTGTGGGTTATACAAGGTAAACACCATTTTCTATCTAAATGTATGAATCTCCTTTATACTGGTACGAAATTTAGAATCTGAAATCTGTTTGTGATTTCAGTTGCAGGGACGAAAGCGGTGTAACTTCTTCAACTGGTACGGTGCAGAAATACCGGTTCGTGCAAAGGAGGTGATTTTGTCACTAATGAAgagaattgatgaagataagaagAAAAACAATTTAAAGATGAAACAAGATGAGAATTTGAAACAGAAGCTTAAGTTCTGCCAAGGAGTAGTTGTTTTAGTTGTAGTGGTCATTATGGGATTGATATGTACTGTTATGTTGAAAAAAATGTTGAATTAGTTGTTTAGAAGCTGAATTAAGTTGTTTAATTAGTTGTTAATTGTTGTAGCAGCTGAATTAGTTGTTTAGAAGCTGAATTAAGTTGATGAATTAAGTTGTTGAATTAGTTGTTAAGTGATGTATGTTGTAGTTTTCAAATGAATGTTAATGTAATTTTCAAATGTTGATTGTCATTATGTGTATGAATTGTGTTAATTGTCATTATAGAAAAAGAATTGTGTTAATTTTTAACCATCACAACCATAACAGAAAAAGAAGGATAATTGTCATTAAAATTTGGACACATAAGCTTTTTTGGAGTGGAAATGGGGTTAGGACTAGTTTTAAATCCTTTAGTCAAGTTCAGGGTCTGCTTTGTTCTGTTTTAAAAATGAAGGACCAAATTCGTGAGTACTAAAAGTATTATTAAGCCAAAATTCTAAAATACTAGTATTTAACTTAAATTATAAATTGTTTATCATGTATACAGATTAAATTGATACAATTTATTCTCAACAATAGTTTATATATTTAACTAAAAAGTTATATAATGAAgtgataattaaatattaattaaaacaatattttatttaaaaaattacaatttaGCATTAATATCATAAATGTGATTTGTTTTTTGTTATATCCAAAAATATTCGATTTGTTGGACCGCCTAGTCGAGGTCGGAGGTCAAACCTCTCCTAATTACAGTTGCAGtgatcaaaccatgactttttttACAAAATCTATCATTAATCATTATTAGACTAACTAACAATTAGTGATTGAGTAGGTTTTGATTCAATTAACTATAATTCCGCTCATTAAATTGTTTGATAAACTATGAATTAGATTGTTAACTATAGAAAGCTGTTTGATTATCTAAAAACAGTTTGAtttgttgtatgaattttttttttttttgaaaagtccTAATCTAAATACATGTTTATGTATAAAATTTCATAACTGATTGTATTTTTCTGaaagttttagaaaaaaacaAATGTGCTTTGTTTTGGTGTTGTAGAATTGATTTTTAtctcccaatttcaatttggttaaaaaacataatcattgattttaaaaataaagtttaaCAATATTTCAAATATTCACTTTGGTCTCAATTGATCAAATTTCACAACTAATCACTAAATTTTAATGTTagttaaatttaagaaattgaCAAGTTCTACCATTTTTATAGAATTCAATAGAATTCTACAGAATTGAAAAATGGAGTTCatctaaataaaaatgaattcATCATAACAATAAAGAAgagaaaacaaaattgaaaaaaagagaaaaaaaaacacaacaaaaaatgaagaaaacaaagctattgattattattctaacaacaaaaccaaactcataacatGAAGAAAAACCTCTCTTCAATCTTCAACTTGATGAAATCAATGTCCCAAAACATCAACATTATTGTGTGCAACATTAGGAGAATCATCATCATTACGACCTGAGAAAAGATGTTCATGTTTCTCTCTCCTACCAACTGTTTTCTTTATGCTCTTAAAAGTGTCATCAATATCAGCATACAATCCAAGATGATCATCTTCATCTGTGCATTCTTCACCTGCATCTGAATGTTTGCTGTTACATCCAACAGGTATATCTTGATGTCCATGTGACCCTTTTCCATGTGCATGTCCATGTTCATGACCATTCACTTTCATGCACCATAGGCTTACAAGAAGCATTCCAATGCAAAAAACAAGCACATTCTTTGAATACATAgccatgtttgttttttttactagTTTTTGTGTTGGATGAGAGTGTTGTGAATTTCAAAGAGAGTGTTGGTTGCTTATATATTATAGGAGAGAAATCAAAGTTGTGGTTAAGAATGTTTCTACTTGTGTTACATAAAGAACTAGTCTTAaggtaataaaaaaaatgttagtgtCTTAATTTTCTATTTATAGTTTACATGTGTAATAATAAAAGGTAAGTAATTTGAAACTATGGTTTGAGGGATGAAGAATCGGATCCAACTAAAACTAATTCAACTCAtaaatgattttgttgttgttacacTGGTGCCTATCATGTAGGAGGTAAGGATTATATTCATAAATTTATTAATAGTTTTTTAGtgacaaaatgaattttaatgatattattgttattttattagttattacTATTAAGGGTTAATACATATATTCTCCTATTATATGGATGAAACTTGGAAAATCTCCTATGAAAATAAGTATGAAATTCCTCCGAAATCTAATaagattaatttattttagtccTTTATCAAACCCAATCACTAGAAAAAAAATGAGGTGGCATTACcatgtgatttttattttttaaaataattttaactgacctaatttttattttataattttttaataccacaaatgcttttttttttttcatttaaaatgtttttttaaactattcaaattttaaacattaaaaaGAACCAAATTGGAGTTTCATCACTTGGCAATTTAATTCTATTGTTAATATATTATCATCTTAAATACATAAACTATAGGATTTTCGTCGTCATCAACAACACATAAATTTGGAGTTTCATCACGGGGTTTCaccataaacaacacaacaactTCATCATTTTCTTCTTCACCACAACAACATATAAATTTGGAGTTTCATTATCATCAACATCACATAAATCAATTCTTGTTAgcaatttctcattttcatcatCATGATCACCAcaccaactccatcattttcatcattCACATCATCTCAACAACACATATAACTTGATGCATAATTTGTGAAGTTACGTTGAAGTATGAGGAGCCCGTGTTCATCTATGTCACTTTAGATAAACATTAATTGATGCACAAGGATCTAAATGGTGAGCTCTTGGAGTCAAACGATAGATGGTGGGAAAATGAACATGTTTGATGTTGGACAAAAGTTGAATTCAAGCTTGGAACCTCAAGGAAACTTAACTCGAAGTCAGGCTCTCAACTGACTTAAACACTTAGCCAAAATTATGAATTATTTGC includes these proteins:
- the LOC131621080 gene encoding protein-tyrosine-phosphatase IBR5-like; translated protein: MRKRERENPCGVCGHYHKYEEGEVCSICGHRVPVGSEKSSIQVSAFPSVILPEFLYLGSYDNASRSELLKTQGISRILNTVPSCQNLYKNSFTYHCLPDDKSFQFDEANQFLEQCEKDKERVLVHCMSGKSRSPAVVIGYLMKSRGWRLAPSYQWVKERRPAVELSEAAYQHLQEYEKTLFGSVGNSFLLPSAAFSPPAGPSSLSFGFPKPNDLPPLPAFPAFSCAGTPSIFTRPPLDIAPTEFTFGAGQNVTGNSFNTNPPNPNATDIQMDGS